From Saprospiraceae bacterium, one genomic window encodes:
- a CDS encoding RNA-binding protein — protein sequence MNLYVGNLDYTIREQQISDLFSEYGEVSSVKVITDKMTGRSKGFAFVEMPNDEEATAAINNLNQASVRDRNISVSEARPPEQRERRPFRPSNHGGGGGNRFKRN from the coding sequence ATGAATCTTTATGTAGGTAACCTGGATTATACAATCAGGGAACAACAAATTTCCGACCTCTTTTCAGAGTATGGTGAGGTATCATCAGTTAAAGTCATCACAGACAAAATGACTGGTCGTTCCAAAGGATTTGCTTTCGTCGAAATGCCAAATGACGAAGAAGCAACTGCAGCCATCAACAATCTGAACCAAGCTTCCGTCAGAGATCGCAACATCTCTGTCTCAGAAGCCAGACCACCAGAACAAAGAGAAAGAAGGCCTTTCAGACCTTCCAATCACGGTGGAGGCGGCGGCAACAGGTTTAAAAGAAACTGA
- a CDS encoding alkaline phosphatase, with amino-acid sequence MVFRFFVFINCLFFLLGSCSTAKKQIDSTKSVQSESESIQKKKNIILLIGDGMGIAQISAALYMNNNQLALERCTHVGLQKSHAADDLITDSASSATAFSTGQKTKNGSIGMDPNGQKLETILEEANRKGFVTGLVVTSSIVHATPAAFAAHQPSRDMYENIAMNMSQSGCNLMIGGGKKYFDRRISDSLNLTQLMISNGYVVTDYFESDFRQYIFPQSDKMVYFTADGDPLPVNKGRDYLPKASLHSIEFLDRIHPSNGFFLMIEGSQIDWGGHANETEYVVAEMLDFDKTVKVALDFAEKDKNTLVIVTGDHETGGMAINPGSRMGQLSTSYSTTHHTAELIPVFAFGPGAENFSGIYENTALYHKMRKFLFGLK; translated from the coding sequence ATGGTCTTTCGCTTTTTCGTATTTATAAATTGTTTGTTTTTCCTTCTGGGATCTTGTTCCACAGCAAAGAAACAGATAGACAGCACCAAGTCTGTTCAGAGTGAATCCGAATCAATCCAAAAAAAGAAGAACATTATTCTTCTTATCGGTGATGGAATGGGCATTGCTCAAATCAGCGCCGCCCTTTATATGAACAACAACCAATTGGCACTTGAGCGCTGCACCCATGTTGGATTGCAAAAATCCCATGCAGCCGATGACCTGATCACTGATTCTGCTTCCAGCGCTACTGCTTTTAGTACGGGACAAAAGACAAAAAATGGAAGCATAGGAATGGACCCAAACGGTCAAAAGCTTGAGACGATTTTGGAAGAAGCCAACAGAAAGGGATTTGTGACAGGATTGGTAGTTACCTCTTCGATTGTTCATGCTACTCCAGCTGCATTTGCAGCGCATCAACCAAGCAGGGATATGTATGAGAACATTGCAATGAACATGAGCCAATCTGGCTGTAATTTAATGATTGGTGGTGGAAAAAAATATTTTGACAGAAGGATTTCAGACAGTTTGAATTTAACCCAATTGATGATTTCAAATGGGTATGTGGTCACAGATTATTTTGAAAGTGATTTCAGGCAATATATTTTTCCCCAATCAGACAAAATGGTCTATTTTACTGCGGATGGAGATCCTTTACCTGTCAATAAGGGAAGAGATTATCTACCAAAAGCAAGTCTTCACAGCATCGAATTTTTAGATAGAATTCATCCATCCAATGGATTTTTTCTAATGATTGAAGGTTCACAGATTGATTGGGGAGGACATGCCAACGAAACTGAGTATGTGGTGGCTGAAATGCTTGATTTTGATAAGACGGTTAAAGTGGCACTTGATTTTGCTGAGAAAGATAAAAATACCCTGGTCATTGTCACAGGTGATCACGAAACCGGTGGAATGGCCATCAATCCTGGGTCAAGGATGGGACAACTGTCGACAAGTTATAGCACAACGCACCATACGGCTGAATTAATTCCGGTTTTTGCTTTTGGGCCAGGCGCAGAAAACTTTTCCGGTATCTATGAGAATACCGCACTCTACCATAAAATGAGAAAATTTTTGTTTGGGTTAAAGTAA
- a CDS encoding AI-2E family transporter, with protein sequence MQVISNQLIRQIVLIGLILLLLGIVFWELKMFLPSFLGAYTLYILLRRPHFYLTVRKKWPPLLSTLTLILGTLIVLVLPAQAMLRVFSTRLLPHLQNSREIFSYLEQFSRDLELRIGIDVVSEESIVSARDWLVKEGGNIISATLNSIAILLIMYFILYYLLMNTKKIEKRITHLLPLDQNVGEQLKKHLNSMVFSNAVGVPLVSLFQSLVAMVGYMIAGVSEPLLWTFMTFLTSFVPVIGSMLIYIPLSIMLMYNCNEYYGIFLFLYCFLLVGSVDNVFRFWLQDKIGNTHPLITIFGVIIGIKVFGFLGLIFGPILISSLILLIDIYSKHYTGRMPT encoded by the coding sequence ATGCAGGTCATTTCTAATCAACTCATCCGACAGATCGTACTCATTGGATTGATTCTTTTGTTATTGGGAATTGTGTTTTGGGAACTGAAGATGTTTTTGCCTTCTTTTTTAGGAGCATACACGCTCTACATTCTTTTGAGGAGACCCCATTTTTATCTGACGGTCAGAAAAAAGTGGCCTCCATTATTGTCTACACTGACTTTAATTCTTGGGACACTTATAGTCTTGGTTTTACCGGCACAAGCCATGCTGAGAGTTTTCAGTACCCGACTCTTGCCCCATTTGCAGAATTCAAGGGAAATCTTTAGTTATCTGGAGCAATTTTCCCGTGACCTGGAGCTGCGAATTGGAATTGATGTGGTGTCCGAAGAATCCATTGTTTCAGCAAGAGATTGGTTGGTCAAAGAAGGCGGCAATATAATTTCTGCCACTCTTAATAGCATTGCCATTCTGCTCATCATGTATTTTATTCTCTATTATTTGCTCATGAATACCAAGAAAATTGAAAAGAGAATCACCCATCTATTACCCTTGGATCAAAATGTTGGCGAGCAGCTAAAAAAGCATCTGAATAGTATGGTCTTCAGCAATGCGGTGGGAGTGCCCTTGGTCTCTTTATTCCAAAGCTTGGTGGCCATGGTCGGTTATATGATTGCCGGAGTTTCGGAACCTCTGTTATGGACTTTTATGACATTTCTTACATCTTTTGTACCAGTGATTGGCTCCATGTTGATATATATTCCATTATCGATCATGTTGATGTACAATTGCAATGAATACTATGGCATTTTTTTATTTCTGTATTGCTTTTTATTGGTGGGGTCCGTGGACAATGTGTTCCGTTTTTGGTTGCAAGATAAGATTGGGAATACGCACCCACTGATCACTATTTTTGGTGTAATCATTGGGATAAAAGTGTTTGGATTTTTGGGTTTGATTTTTGGTCCAATTTTAATTTCTTCCCTTATCTTGTTGATTGACATTTATTCCAAACATTATACGGGTAGAATGCCCACCTGA
- the dprA gene encoding DNA-protecting protein DprA — translation MSNKFYQIALHQADLVGPILARSLMAFCGEAELVFKTPKAKLLKIPGIGESVAHSIKNFKAWEKVEKELKFCENHQIQILFYTDQEYPGRLKNYNDSPLLLYYKGNADLNASRMIAIVGTRMVSEYGISLTENLVSFLQGYNVTIVSGLAHGVDTLAHRSSIGLQIPTIGVLGHGLDILYPSQNKSLAKKMCLHGGLLTEYNVQTRPDKQNFPMRNRIVAGMTDAVVVVESKKEGGSLITAQLANDYNKDVFAFPGRVEDINSSGCNQLIKDHKAHLIESGEDLVELMNWNKTDLDKLVSHKSQLFLELSHEEQCLLDVLKDKQKVHIDMLHHSLTFTPGMLAGILLELQMKGLVKELPGKVYSLIS, via the coding sequence ATGTCCAATAAATTTTATCAGATAGCCCTGCACCAGGCTGATCTGGTTGGGCCTATTCTTGCACGATCTCTCATGGCTTTTTGTGGGGAGGCCGAATTGGTTTTTAAAACACCAAAGGCAAAACTTCTCAAGATCCCCGGGATCGGAGAAAGTGTCGCTCATTCTATTAAAAATTTTAAAGCCTGGGAAAAAGTTGAAAAAGAATTGAAGTTTTGTGAAAATCACCAAATCCAGATTTTGTTTTACACCGATCAGGAATACCCTGGCCGTTTAAAAAATTACAATGACAGTCCACTTCTCTTGTATTACAAGGGCAATGCAGATTTGAACGCAAGCAGAATGATAGCCATCGTTGGCACGCGAATGGTCAGCGAATATGGAATATCACTTACTGAAAACCTGGTTTCATTTTTGCAGGGATACAATGTGACCATTGTCAGTGGACTTGCCCATGGAGTGGATACATTAGCCCACAGATCAAGCATTGGTTTACAAATACCCACCATTGGTGTTTTGGGTCATGGGCTAGATATCCTCTATCCGTCACAAAACAAATCTCTTGCCAAAAAAATGTGTCTTCATGGTGGATTGTTGACCGAATACAATGTGCAAACACGTCCGGATAAACAAAATTTTCCCATGAGAAATCGTATCGTAGCGGGAATGACTGATGCAGTGGTCGTAGTCGAAAGTAAAAAAGAAGGGGGAAGTTTAATTACTGCACAATTGGCCAATGACTATAACAAAGATGTTTTTGCATTTCCAGGGAGGGTAGAAGATATCAATTCTTCCGGATGCAATCAATTAATCAAAGATCACAAAGCCCATCTCATTGAATCCGGAGAGGATCTGGTTGAATTAATGAATTGGAACAAAACAGATTTGGACAAATTGGTATCTCATAAATCTCAACTTTTTTTAGAACTTTCGCACGAAGAACAATGTCTGTTGGATGTTTTAAAAGATAAACAAAAAGTTCACATTGATATGCTCCATCATTCACTTACCTTTACCCCGGGAATGCTTGCAGGAATTTTATTGGAGCTACAAATGAAAGGACTGGTCAAAGAATTACCGGGTAAAGTGTATAGTCTTATATCTTAA
- a CDS encoding aspartate-semialdehyde dehydrogenase, whose amino-acid sequence MPKIAIVGATGMVGQEMLKVLEESGIKPKELLLTASDKSIGKKIDYQGHSYTLLGIDEVIRYKPDIAIFSAGGSTSLQYAPQFANLGCYVIDNSSAWRMDPQCPLVVPEINANAIHPGSFIIANPNCSTIQMVMALHPLHQNFEIDRIVVSTYQSFTGTGMKAVRQYESEKNGHLLVELPAYPHPIFENCIPQCDVFLDNLYTKEEMKLVHETRKILDAPSLRITATAVRVPVYGGHSESINVSFKKDIDLGQVRLLLNNTRGLKLLDDPNQAIYPTPLQARGRNEVFVGRVRMDESQANTLNLWVTADNLRKGAATNAIQIADYLINNSYINN is encoded by the coding sequence ATGCCTAAAATTGCCATCGTAGGAGCAACCGGAATGGTGGGACAGGAAATGCTCAAAGTACTGGAAGAATCAGGAATTAAACCGAAGGAGCTGTTATTGACTGCATCAGACAAGTCGATCGGTAAGAAAATAGATTATCAAGGTCATTCCTATACGCTGCTTGGGATAGACGAAGTGATTCGATATAAACCTGACATCGCAATTTTTTCAGCAGGAGGATCTACTTCCTTGCAATATGCTCCTCAGTTTGCCAATTTGGGTTGTTATGTCATTGACAACAGTTCAGCATGGCGCATGGATCCTCAGTGTCCTTTGGTAGTTCCGGAAATCAATGCCAATGCCATTCACCCCGGTAGTTTTATCATTGCAAACCCCAATTGCAGTACCATCCAAATGGTGATGGCTCTGCATCCATTGCATCAAAATTTTGAAATAGATCGAATTGTTGTTTCTACTTACCAATCATTTACAGGTACCGGGATGAAGGCAGTAAGACAATATGAGTCTGAAAAGAATGGTCATTTATTGGTTGAATTACCGGCATACCCACACCCTATATTCGAAAATTGCATTCCACAATGTGATGTTTTTCTTGACAATCTCTACACCAAAGAGGAAATGAAATTGGTCCACGAAACCCGAAAAATTCTGGATGCACCTTCATTGCGAATTACTGCAACAGCGGTAAGGGTGCCTGTGTATGGCGGTCATTCAGAATCCATCAATGTGAGTTTCAAAAAGGACATTGATTTGGGACAAGTCAGACTGCTTCTAAACAATACAAGAGGATTGAAGCTATTGGATGATCCCAATCAAGCCATTTATCCAACCCCCTTACAAGCCAGAGGAAGAAATGAAGTGTTTGTAGGCAGAGTTCGGATGGATGAATCACAGGCAAATACTTTGAATTTATGGGTCACTGCAGATAATCTCAGAAAGGGAGCTGCTACCAATGCAATACAAATTGCTGACTATTTAATTAATAATTCATATATAAATAACTGA
- a CDS encoding DEAD/DEAH box helicase, producing the protein MNPFLTLGIEPRICKAIEELGFENPTDIQQKAIPLFLSQSSDLIALAQTGTGKTAAFGLPILQNIQSENKNTQALIISPTRELCMQIASDLKKYAKNLPAMGIVAVYGGSSITMQIKDIRKSAHIIVATPGRLIDLMERKVIRLQDVRTVVLDEADEMLNMGFREDMETILAQTPEDKITGLFSATMSPDIRKIASTYLNNPTEVTIGKKNTAQQNISHQYAVVQARDKFTALKRIMDFHEDFYGIVFCTTKAETQELSDHLVRDGYSADCLHGDLAQAQRDKVMHRFRHKAIKALLATDVAARGIDVKNITHIIHYHLPDDIENYTHRSGRTARAGQKGISIALLHIREAYKLHQIEKLAGVKFERYLIPNGDQVIHSRIKAFIDFFKENVSDDVHIPKFKNEWIWPLMEMEKEELVQKLLQAELMRMGINYKDSTDINVDETVRSGRSDSGRSEKWEGKKSGGKTRSGRSDRASHGKMHRLFINVGKKDGMKYDEIRELIFKHTRVSGRAVRDIEMKGVYSFFITDGESAEQMRKMKNASFNGRPLRIDLASEQKEGRKYGKE; encoded by the coding sequence ATGAATCCTTTTTTAACCTTGGGTATTGAGCCCCGTATTTGTAAAGCCATAGAAGAGCTTGGGTTTGAAAACCCAACCGACATTCAGCAGAAAGCCATACCTTTATTTTTATCTCAATCTTCCGACCTGATTGCCCTTGCTCAAACAGGTACAGGAAAAACTGCTGCATTTGGATTACCTATCCTGCAGAACATCCAATCAGAAAATAAAAATACGCAGGCACTGATCATTTCTCCTACCAGGGAGCTGTGTATGCAAATAGCCTCAGATCTGAAAAAATATGCAAAGAATTTACCAGCAATGGGCATCGTGGCTGTTTATGGAGGCAGCAGCATTACCATGCAAATCAAAGACATCAGAAAATCTGCTCACATCATTGTGGCCACCCCCGGTAGATTAATTGATTTAATGGAAAGGAAGGTCATCAGATTGCAAGATGTCAGAACTGTGGTATTGGATGAAGCAGATGAAATGCTCAATATGGGCTTTAGGGAAGACATGGAAACCATATTGGCCCAGACACCAGAAGATAAAATCACTGGACTATTTTCAGCAACCATGTCACCGGACATTCGCAAAATAGCTTCCACCTATCTCAACAATCCCACTGAGGTGACCATTGGGAAAAAGAACACAGCACAGCAAAATATAAGTCACCAATATGCAGTGGTGCAGGCCCGTGACAAATTCACCGCATTAAAACGCATAATGGATTTTCATGAAGATTTTTATGGCATTGTTTTTTGTACCACCAAAGCTGAGACCCAGGAGCTTTCAGATCATCTGGTCAGAGATGGTTACTCAGCCGATTGTCTGCACGGTGATTTGGCTCAGGCGCAAAGAGACAAAGTGATGCATCGCTTTAGGCACAAAGCCATTAAAGCACTTTTGGCTACAGATGTGGCAGCCCGGGGAATCGATGTAAAGAATATCACCCATATTATACACTACCATCTACCGGATGATATTGAAAATTATACCCACCGAAGCGGCCGGACCGCCAGAGCAGGGCAGAAAGGAATTTCTATTGCGCTGCTGCATATCCGGGAAGCCTATAAATTGCATCAAATCGAAAAACTCGCTGGTGTAAAATTTGAAAGATATCTGATACCCAACGGAGATCAGGTGATCCATTCAAGGATTAAAGCCTTTATTGATTTTTTTAAAGAAAATGTGTCTGATGATGTTCATATTCCAAAATTTAAAAATGAATGGATTTGGCCATTGATGGAAATGGAAAAAGAAGAATTGGTTCAGAAATTGCTCCAGGCAGAACTTATGAGAATGGGAATCAATTATAAAGATTCAACCGATATAAATGTAGATGAAACAGTCAGATCTGGTAGATCAGACAGTGGACGTTCTGAAAAATGGGAAGGAAAAAAATCCGGTGGCAAAACAAGGTCCGGCAGATCTGATCGGGCATCTCATGGTAAAATGCACCGACTCTTTATCAATGTTGGCAAGAAAGATGGAATGAAGTACGACGAAATTAGAGAATTGATTTTTAAGCATACCAGAGTGAGTGGAAGAGCTGTGCGGGATATTGAAATGAAAGGTGTTTATTCTTTTTTCATCACAGACGGAGAATCTGCTGAGCAAATGAGAAAAATGAAAAATGCAAGCTTTAATGGAAGACCACTCAGAATCGATCTTGCCTCTGAGCAAAAGGAGGGCCGCAAATATGGAAAGGAATAG
- a CDS encoding MATE family efflux transporter → MILELCLESVFAVVDMFFVSKLENSQVAIATVGLTESILTLVYTLGIGLSTGATAIVARRTGEKDIEGASHSAVQALMVTVALSILISILGIIYAPQLLTMMGARSEVVSEGVGFTRIMMGSSILIILLFMINGIFRGAGNPLIAMKSLWLASILNILLCPIMIFVLDFGLEGAAIATAIGRSAGVMYQLYWLKKGSSQLDIKTSYFQWDKKLSLDFIQLSWPATLQFFIQSGSWVFMAYLVSRTGSTEATAGYQIAIRNIVFFILPAWGLSNAAATLVGQNLGAKQADRAEKSVILTTWYNSFFMALVMLLFLFFSQPIVGIFSTDAQVLNYAVQALQIIGSGYIFYGIGMVMVQALNGAGDTRTPTWINLIGFWLFQIPLAWILAVEVNWGPTGAFVAVPVAETLVALLAWYYFKLGKWKEVQV, encoded by the coding sequence ATGATTTTAGAGCTGTGTTTGGAGTCTGTTTTTGCTGTGGTGGATATGTTTTTTGTGAGCAAACTAGAAAACAGTCAGGTAGCCATTGCAACAGTGGGATTGACAGAATCCATTTTGACTTTGGTGTACACTTTGGGAATAGGTTTGAGCACGGGTGCCACCGCCATCGTTGCCCGCCGAACGGGAGAGAAGGACATTGAAGGTGCTTCCCATTCAGCAGTTCAGGCATTGATGGTCACCGTTGCACTCTCCATTTTAATTTCAATACTCGGAATCATATATGCGCCACAATTGCTGACCATGATGGGGGCAAGATCTGAGGTAGTTTCAGAGGGAGTTGGATTTACCAGGATCATGATGGGTAGTAGTATCTTAATCATATTATTGTTTATGATCAATGGGATTTTCAGAGGTGCAGGAAATCCACTCATTGCTATGAAGAGTCTTTGGTTGGCAAGTATTTTGAATATTTTACTGTGTCCAATCATGATTTTTGTTTTGGATTTTGGTTTGGAAGGAGCCGCAATTGCCACCGCCATCGGTAGATCGGCCGGTGTCATGTATCAATTGTATTGGCTAAAAAAAGGATCTTCACAGCTCGATATCAAAACGTCCTATTTTCAATGGGACAAAAAGCTTAGTTTGGATTTTATCCAATTATCCTGGCCGGCAACCCTTCAATTTTTTATTCAGAGTGGATCCTGGGTATTTATGGCATATTTGGTGTCGAGAACAGGAAGCACCGAAGCGACTGCCGGCTATCAGATTGCCATTCGAAATATTGTCTTTTTCATATTGCCCGCTTGGGGATTGTCCAATGCAGCGGCTACCCTTGTTGGACAAAATCTTGGTGCAAAACAGGCGGATCGGGCCGAAAAAAGTGTCATACTCACCACCTGGTACAATTCATTTTTTATGGCACTTGTGATGTTATTGTTCTTGTTTTTTTCACAACCAATTGTAGGTATTTTCTCCACAGATGCGCAGGTTTTAAATTACGCGGTACAGGCTCTGCAAATCATTGGCTCCGGATATATTTTTTACGGCATTGGAATGGTGATGGTACAAGCTTTAAATGGAGCAGGTGACACAAGGACTCCCACCTGGATTAACTTAATTGGTTTTTGGCTATTCCAGATTCCGCTTGCCTGGATATTGGCGGTGGAGGTCAATTGGGGTCCCACAGGCGCGTTTGTTGCAGTGCCTGTTGCAGAAACGCTCGTGGCACTGCTAGCATGGTATTATTTCAAACTTGGCAAATGGAAAGAGGTCCAAGTCTAA
- a CDS encoding M28 family peptidase: MKNSFLIFSFILAGLSLPLIAQTNFSISDPFCFKLLKGEYPRDTFASGKSKIGPQTKFLLSQQIQSDSLFQHLESITAFRNRNTISDFPEWPEFGIRGARNKIKNTLIRWNQIPGNTIFPCEFEFDYTMCGKTRHTQLLAILPGSSEIQDEIVLVEAHLDSRCEALCDTSCRAEGADDNGSGSALIMELTRVLSQFEMNRTIVVLWTTGEEQGLGGARAFALFCKQNGIKIKAVFNNDIVGGIECGNTSSPPSCPGPGQLDSTRLRIFSSGTTNSMSKNQARLTKLIIDQTIRNESIPVPFIDVMFAEDRTGRGGDHIPFREQGYTSIRFTSSYEHGDGNPSQANYHDRQHTTRDLVGKDLNGDGQFDSLFVDFNYLKRNVFVNAWTVLHAATTKAQALQLSVIPGSGHIKINIENPQGLSRFVYAIRRINSAYFDTVILSDQTHLTVEGLAPSLYYVTAAGIDEQEWYSMFGNEYQARVTTSTEDNVSQHFIELLQNKPNPFDEFTLIPIIVHQAAKIQAAILEIRDERGLIVHSTSLHLKDGVNEILLNMGNWVEPQGIYFYTLVINGKPFTTRKMFIHSY, translated from the coding sequence ATGAAAAACAGTTTTTTAATCTTTAGTTTTATTCTGGCCGGGTTAAGCTTGCCACTGATTGCCCAAACCAATTTCAGTATTTCTGATCCATTTTGTTTTAAATTGCTGAAAGGCGAATATCCACGCGATACATTTGCTTCTGGCAAATCAAAGATTGGCCCTCAAACGAAATTCTTGCTTTCACAGCAAATTCAGTCAGACTCGCTTTTCCAACATTTAGAGTCCATTACCGCTTTTCGCAACAGAAATACCATTTCTGATTTTCCGGAGTGGCCGGAATTTGGAATACGGGGTGCCAGAAATAAAATTAAAAACACTTTAATCCGATGGAATCAAATACCAGGAAACACCATTTTTCCCTGCGAGTTTGAATTTGATTACACCATGTGCGGGAAAACCAGGCATACACAATTGCTTGCCATTCTACCTGGAAGTTCTGAAATTCAAGATGAAATAGTTCTTGTGGAAGCGCATTTGGATAGTCGTTGTGAAGCGCTTTGTGACACTTCCTGTAGGGCTGAAGGAGCTGATGACAATGGTTCCGGATCTGCATTGATCATGGAACTCACCAGAGTCCTCAGCCAATTTGAAATGAATCGCACCATTGTTGTTCTTTGGACAACCGGAGAAGAGCAGGGTCTGGGAGGAGCAAGGGCATTTGCTTTGTTTTGCAAACAGAATGGTATTAAGATCAAAGCTGTTTTTAACAACGATATTGTGGGTGGTATAGAATGTGGCAACACCAGCTCTCCTCCCAGCTGTCCCGGACCCGGACAATTGGACAGCACTCGTCTCAGAATATTTTCATCAGGCACTACCAACAGCATGTCCAAAAATCAGGCAAGACTCACCAAATTGATCATTGACCAGACCATTAGAAACGAATCGATACCCGTTCCATTCATTGATGTGATGTTTGCAGAAGACCGAACAGGCAGAGGAGGGGATCATATTCCCTTCAGAGAACAGGGATATACCAGCATCCGTTTTACCTCATCTTATGAACACGGAGACGGAAATCCATCACAGGCCAATTATCATGACCGACAACATACGACCAGAGATCTTGTTGGAAAAGATCTCAATGGGGATGGTCAATTTGACAGTTTGTTTGTAGATTTCAATTACCTGAAAAGAAATGTTTTCGTCAACGCATGGACAGTATTACACGCTGCAACGACGAAAGCCCAAGCACTTCAGCTGTCTGTGATCCCCGGAAGTGGTCATATCAAAATAAATATAGAAAATCCCCAGGGATTGAGCAGGTTTGTCTACGCCATTCGTCGGATCAATTCTGCCTATTTTGATACAGTGATTCTTTCAGATCAAACCCATTTGACCGTTGAAGGATTGGCTCCAAGTTTGTATTATGTTACAGCCGCCGGGATTGATGAGCAAGAATGGTATTCGATGTTTGGCAATGAGTATCAGGCCAGAGTCACCACATCCACAGAGGACAATGTTTCACAACACTTTATTGAATTGTTGCAGAACAAACCGAATCCTTTTGATGAATTTACCCTTATTCCAATCATCGTACACCAAGCGGCAAAAATACAGGCAGCCATCCTCGAAATAAGAGATGAGCGAGGTTTGATAGTCCATTCCACTTCTCTTCATTTGAAGGATGGAGTCAATGAGATTTTGTTGAACATGGGCAATTGGGTTGAGCCCCAAGGAATTTATTTCTATACCCTGGTCATCAATGGTAAGCCTTTTACCACCCGCAAAATGTTTATTCATTCTTATTAA